The following nucleotide sequence is from bacterium HR17.
ACGAAGTTGTCAAACTCCGAACCGCCCCAGAAGCGGGCAGGGAAACGCTCTGTCAAGTGCTCCCTGAGTTCAGGCGGGTAGAGATAGGACATGGAGTAGGTTCGCATCAATTGCCCATCTTCAGGCTCGTCCCAATAGCATTGCCACTCGTAAGAAAACCGTCCCAACACATCGGCAACGAAAATCGCCCGTTTGCCCATATGAGCGCAAATGTCTTCCAGCAATTGGCGCAACGATTCGTCAGGCAAGTGGGAAAGTGATCCGTAGGACGAGAAGTAAATGTCGTAAGGCGGTTCGTTGTCATCAACAGGTAAGCCATCGTTGAGATCAGCGATAGCGAATTGACATTTGGGATTGTTCCCGTGCCACTCTTGTGCTTTCGCAATCATGTCTGGGCTTATGTCCACACCTTTGTAGACACCTATCATCGTTTCGTCAAGGACTGGAGGACCGCCACGAGTTTTACTGGTCAGCAGATCGTAGCCAGCACCGGGACCGCAACCGAGGTCAATTATGCGCAACCGTGAAAGGTTCGTGCGCTTGTGGTGCAAGAAAGGCGTCAAGAACTGTTTCAAACTGTCGCGCAGAACGGCGTCTTCCCAGAAGCGTCGCACATTGTCAAATTTTCCCGACAAACCGTGCGGTGGACGGTCGTAAGCGCCGGTGAGGACGGCTTTCCTGTAATTTTGCAAGACTTCGCCTCGCTCTCGCACAAAAGTCATCGCCCTCTCCTCCTTTCGGCGTGATGAGGATTCGCCGAAAAGCCTCCGAGGGCGCGGGGAGCGGACGCCAAAAGAGGCGCATCAATTTAGAGAGCACTCGCTGTGACGCTCTCGCACCGACTTTTAACGGCGCGCCTCTGTTGACGCCTACGGGGTTAGCTGACGGGCTCGGAGCCAGAGGTGCCCCGCCCTGCAGTCACGGTCAATACTGTGACCGCCTCCACAGGGTTCGCCCCGAAAAATTGGTTCCCCCGTTCCCTCCGCGCATCGGAGAGATTCGGCGTGCCATCACAGCGCTCGCAAACATAAACGAGAACCGTGAGGCAACATTTATTATAGGGCGTGCGAATGAGGTTGTCAAACTGGGCAAGACGACGGATGATGAGGGCTTAGGGCGCGCCATAATTAATGTGCCGAGGCGGGCGTAGCTCAGTGGTAGAGCACCAGCTTCCCGAGCTGGGGGTCGCGGGTTCAAATCCCGTCGCCCGCTCCATTTCAGAAAAATCCAGCAAAATAATGCAGTTCTGCAGAGTAGACAACTGTCAAGTTGTCAAGTCAGATAAAGTTGAGTTTGGAGGTCTTGACTGGAATACAGTTGTCAAGTGGTTCATCGACTACCGCAAAGTAATGAACTGCAGTCCTCGGACGATAGAATGGTATCAGTATGAACTGCGACTATTCCTTCGCTACCACGAAAAGAACAACCTCACTTGCACTCCAGAAACTTGCAATCATGTAGCAGACTACCGTGTAAGTCGAAATAACATCTCTCCAATAACGAAACACGGAGCATCGCGTTCG
It contains:
- the tam gene encoding Trans-aconitate 2-methyltransferase; its protein translation is MTFVRERGEVLQNYRKAVLTGAYDRPPHGLSGKFDNVRRFWEDAVLRDSLKQFLTPFLHHKRTNLSRLRIIDLGCGPGAGYDLLTSKTRGGPPVLDETMIGVYKGVDISPDMIAKAQEWHGNNPKCQFAIADLNDGLPVDDNEPPYDIYFSSYGSLSHLPDESLRQLLEDICAHMGKRAIFVADVLGRFSYEWQCYWDEPEDGQLMRTYSMSYLYPPELREHLTERFPARFWGGSEFDNFVMETVSRCGVTVVRKELRDRSVLVGRHMDTAEFNPYAQPIRSAVNSLFEPNKRTDLTKLLFDYKPHHRHPEINAFFEGFQTAWNAVVSAALDELHCSHYAEWLGIDGSLGPLPEPVHRAIKMVRASIRHSHLFHMDDPIANLIEPQLAYALRYLEQAMQQGLGCGHSLLAFYELRRI